A region from the Candidatus Electrothrix scaldis genome encodes:
- a CDS encoding transposase translates to MKKEPVKRYSQALKQQVVREYEEGVSIYSLRQKYGIGAHGTVERWIKKFGRSGYRAEVVHIQTVEDQLEFKAMKSRIKELESALAQSVLENRMLETTIEVADQSLGTDIKKNFGRKL, encoded by the coding sequence ATGAAAAAAGAACCTGTCAAACGTTACAGCCAGGCGCTTAAACAACAGGTTGTCAGAGAATACGAAGAGGGCGTCAGCATCTACAGTTTGCGTCAGAAATATGGCATTGGCGCTCATGGCACCGTAGAGCGATGGATTAAGAAGTTTGGCCGTTCCGGTTACCGCGCCGAGGTTGTGCATATCCAAACGGTTGAAGATCAGCTTGAATTTAAAGCAATGAAAAGCCGGATCAAGGAGCTGGAATCGGCATTGGCACAAAGCGTCCTTGAAAACCGGATGCTGGAAACCACGATAGAAGTAGCCGATCAATCATTGGGTACTGATATTAAAAAAAATTTCGGGAGGAAATTATAA
- a CDS encoding integrase core domain-containing protein: MLQAAENQLIVELVRAIRQRHPRMGGRKLHYELQDSMAALGISRGRDAFFKLLSAHNLLVPTRLSHRKTTHAGLWRCPNLLYTAWLYRERLQKMEIRSSMGEVGNCYENALAERVNGILKGEYGLDDLFIDKEHAQKAVREAVWLYNYERPHLALNYGKPAEIYFEKIDVK; the protein is encoded by the coding sequence ATGCTCCAGGCAGCCGAAAACCAACTCATCGTGGAACTGGTCAGGGCCATCCGCCAGCGTCACCCACGTATGGGCGGACGAAAACTGCATTACGAACTACAGGATTCCATGGCCGCCTTGGGAATTTCCAGGGGCAGAGACGCATTTTTCAAGCTGTTATCAGCACATAACCTGCTGGTTCCAACCAGACTCAGCCATCGCAAAACCACACATGCTGGCCTGTGGCGATGCCCCAATCTGTTATACACCGCCTGGCTGTACCGGGAGCGATTGCAAAAGATGGAGATACGTTCCAGCATGGGAGAAGTGGGCAACTGTTACGAAAACGCCTTAGCTGAACGAGTGAATGGAATCTTAAAAGGCGAATATGGCCTTGACGACCTTTTCATTGATAAGGAACATGCTCAGAAAGCTGTCCGGGAAGCTGTATGGCTATACAATTATGAACGGCCTCACCTGGCACTCAACTATGGAAAGCCTGCAGAGATTTATTTTGAGAAAATTGATGTGAAGTAG
- a CDS encoding HIRAN domain-containing protein yields MKSLFIAWQDPETRLWYTVGRLTREDGVYRFVYTQGAEATPRFSCLGRMTDLNAEYFSEDLFPLFRNRLLYASRPEYPDYVRWLDMENQNDDPLLLLGRSGGKRATDSLCVFPEPEPDAEGKYSVYFFSHGLRYLDRINLEGIARLQAGDILRLKREDHNEADRFALVLETDEKLKVGYCPRYLNKELRRVQDVTTLRLIVEKVNPEAPLHFRLLCRTSFTLPQGMELFTSEEYQPLSKVLLAA; encoded by the coding sequence ATGAAATCTCTTTTTATCGCATGGCAAGACCCGGAAACACGGCTCTGGTATACTGTAGGCCGCCTTACCAGAGAGGATGGAGTGTACCGCTTTGTCTATACACAGGGTGCTGAAGCAACACCCCGTTTCAGTTGTCTCGGCAGAATGACCGATCTGAACGCGGAATACTTTTCTGAAGACCTGTTCCCTCTTTTCAGAAACAGGCTGCTGTACGCATCCAGGCCGGAATATCCCGATTATGTCCGCTGGCTTGATATGGAGAATCAAAACGACGATCCTCTCTTGCTGCTGGGCCGATCCGGCGGCAAACGGGCCACAGATTCTTTATGCGTCTTTCCTGAACCGGAACCGGACGCGGAGGGAAAATACTCGGTGTACTTCTTCAGTCACGGTCTGCGGTACCTTGACCGGATCAATCTTGAAGGTATTGCCCGATTACAGGCAGGGGATATTCTCAGGCTGAAACGGGAAGACCATAACGAAGCTGACCGGTTCGCCCTGGTATTGGAGACAGACGAAAAGCTCAAGGTCGGATACTGTCCCCGGTATCTGAACAAGGAATTGCGCCGGGTGCAGGATGTAACAACGCTTCGTCTGATTGTCGAAAAGGTCAACCCTGAAGCACCGCTTCATTTTCGCCTCTTATGCCGAACGAGCTTTACCTTGCCGCAAGGAATGGAACTCTTTACCTCAGAGGAATATCAGCCACTGTCCAAGGTGCTCTTGGCTGCCTGA
- a CDS encoding septal ring lytic transglycosylase RlpA family protein has translation MMNERNSSKWRGLILAPLMLLCLVLLVNGCTRKKISTETPEDGLEELQQEETQEQDETEEAIDEGDGQDEQEKEVKKRKKKKRKKIPATQRPYVIEGETYYPISSAQGYEETGVASWYGDPFHGRKTANGETYDMYGETAAHKTLPMDTLLLVKNLVNGKTATVRINDRGPFVDGRIIDLSYTTAKELGIVGRGTGKVQIIALCAAEEVSSDEKEAVAEQERNTEEVEKIEEEGGIPVLIAQGKKKTTKKKKAKGPERVTGLMCVIHPNGKKQRIQQDFDKGNFYIQVGSFEEREKARELARTFASQGDNVLIQEFAAAGGSLFRVLVYSSTSLKEAKKHKEKLVKQGYEHAFVIARDDPPKKRAASKKEKKELRKVAKS, from the coding sequence ATGATGAATGAACGAAACTCATCGAAATGGAGAGGCCTTATCCTGGCGCCTCTTATGTTACTCTGCCTGGTGCTGCTCGTTAATGGCTGCACGCGCAAGAAAATTTCTACAGAAACACCGGAGGATGGACTGGAAGAGCTTCAGCAGGAGGAGACGCAGGAGCAGGATGAAACAGAGGAGGCTATTGACGAAGGTGATGGGCAAGACGAACAAGAAAAAGAGGTAAAAAAACGAAAGAAAAAAAAGCGAAAAAAGATACCTGCAACGCAACGCCCTTATGTGATAGAGGGAGAAACCTATTATCCTATTTCCTCAGCCCAAGGCTATGAGGAAACAGGAGTTGCCTCCTGGTACGGCGATCCTTTTCACGGCCGCAAGACAGCCAATGGTGAAACCTATGACATGTACGGGGAGACAGCGGCCCATAAAACCCTGCCGATGGATACTCTGCTCTTGGTAAAAAATTTGGTCAATGGCAAGACCGCCACGGTCCGAATTAATGATCGTGGCCCCTTTGTGGATGGCCGGATTATTGACCTGAGTTATACCACCGCCAAGGAATTGGGGATCGTTGGTCGTGGTACGGGGAAAGTGCAGATCATAGCACTTTGTGCAGCAGAAGAGGTGAGTTCGGACGAGAAGGAGGCTGTTGCCGAGCAGGAGCGCAACACAGAAGAAGTGGAAAAGATAGAAGAGGAAGGCGGTATTCCGGTTCTTATCGCGCAGGGGAAGAAGAAAACAACCAAGAAAAAGAAAGCAAAAGGCCCGGAGCGGGTGACTGGCCTCATGTGCGTTATCCATCCTAACGGGAAAAAACAGCGCATCCAGCAAGATTTTGACAAGGGGAACTTCTATATTCAGGTTGGCAGCTTTGAAGAACGGGAAAAAGCCCGGGAGTTGGCCCGCACCTTTGCGTCTCAGGGCGATAATGTGCTTATTCAGGAGTTTGCAGCTGCTGGAGGCAGCCTTTTTCGAGTCCTGGTCTATAGCAGCACCTCATTGAAAGAGGCGAAAAAGCATAAGGAAAAATTGGTGAAGCAAGGGTATGAGCATGCCTTTGTCATTGCCAGGGATGATCCTCCCAAAAAGAGAGCAGCAAGCAAGAAGGAGAAAAAGGAGCTCAGAAAGGTGGCAAAAAGCTGA
- a CDS encoding multiheme c-type cytochrome has protein sequence MKHFSLLLLCCSVLYCTMGYSHELPEGAVPLAKSEECASCHPTIYKEWQESFHSKSSALTDLAHGAVHKAFLKAMEQKGKKGNYHCANCHAPMADNIKELMNGTANLDEKNWTHTEGTGCVFCHRVESIVEQERFNHYTLNKDGTFHTSKPAKEGLPHAMGQSELFAEGQMCMGCHSHKTNGKGVPICEMEDEVQGNCLECHMPVVEGRATVGSDGSTHRSHKMPGGHDIEMLKKAATLEAEITSEGDARSLVVTVTNIIKHTFPSSNPMRIAFVKAIAKDKDGNTVWENFKESPLEDKQALFFKVFKAGEKKGVPSWAADGIAFDTRLPAGETRKITYPLENPAITQVDVMLIYRLFPPKAIKAFAIPEDGVNEKIYPIAKKSLTL, from the coding sequence ATGAAGCATTTTTCCCTGTTGCTGCTCTGCTGCTCAGTGCTCTACTGTACCATGGGGTACAGCCACGAGCTTCCAGAGGGAGCAGTCCCTTTGGCAAAATCTGAAGAGTGTGCCTCCTGCCATCCCACCATTTATAAGGAATGGCAGGAGTCCTTTCATTCCAAATCATCTGCTCTCACAGACCTTGCCCACGGTGCCGTGCATAAGGCCTTTCTCAAGGCTATGGAGCAAAAAGGCAAGAAAGGTAATTATCACTGCGCAAACTGCCATGCCCCTATGGCGGATAATATCAAAGAGCTGATGAATGGCACGGCTAACCTGGACGAAAAAAACTGGACTCACACTGAGGGTACAGGATGCGTTTTCTGTCATCGGGTTGAATCCATTGTAGAGCAAGAGAGATTTAACCACTATACATTGAATAAAGATGGTACCTTTCATACCAGCAAACCAGCAAAGGAGGGATTGCCGCATGCAATGGGACAATCTGAACTCTTTGCTGAAGGTCAAATGTGCATGGGCTGCCATAGTCATAAGACGAACGGCAAGGGTGTACCAATCTGTGAAATGGAGGACGAGGTACAAGGCAATTGTCTGGAATGCCATATGCCTGTGGTTGAAGGCAGGGCCACGGTAGGCAGTGACGGCTCAACCCATCGTTCGCATAAGATGCCTGGTGGTCACGATATCGAGATGCTGAAAAAGGCAGCCACCCTTGAGGCAGAAATCACCTCTGAAGGGGATGCACGAAGCCTTGTGGTCACCGTGACAAACATAATCAAGCACACCTTCCCCTCAAGCAACCCCATGCGCATTGCCTTTGTAAAGGCTATTGCCAAGGATAAGGACGGCAACACAGTATGGGAAAATTTTAAAGAAAGCCCGCTGGAAGATAAGCAAGCCCTGTTCTTTAAGGTCTTCAAGGCCGGTGAGAAAAAAGGCGTTCCGTCTTGGGCTGCTGATGGCATCGCCTTTGACACGCGGCTTCCTGCCGGTGAGACCCGCAAAATTACCTACCCTCTAGAGAATCCGGCAATCACACAGGTTGATGTTATGTTGATCTATCGTCTCTTCCCGCCTAAGGCTATCAAGGCTTTTGCTATTCCTGAAGACGGCGTAAATGAAAAGATCTACCCAATCGCTAAGAAAAGCCTGACCCTGTAA
- a CDS encoding Xaa-Pro peptidase family protein, which yields MHKQRIKKIQKTLQRRKLDAVLVTQPQNRRYLSGYTADDHGIQESSGVLLIPKKGKPWLLTDFRFSLQAEEEAQGFTVEVYRKGLRDLLKKLLPALHVQRLGFESHYFLHSSAQKLEEMTKKIKVELIPLQDLVEPMRVIKTEEEIQLIKKSVLLNEKVFQTVHKSIEPGMTEIEIALALEQTMRKMGAEGPSFETIVAFGQNAAKPHAVPCNRILKDGELVLIDMGLLLQGYCSDMTRTFVVGKPKKKFLQRLRVVRKAQLAGIKAIRAGAVCREVDKAARKVIADAGYGDFFGHSLGHGVGLAVHEDPSLGPRNRTKLRAGMIVTIEPGIYLPDWGGIRLENMAVVREEGCDVLNEDTTGLDL from the coding sequence ATGCACAAACAACGCATTAAGAAAATTCAGAAAACCTTGCAGCGACGAAAACTCGATGCTGTCCTCGTTACCCAGCCACAGAACCGGCGTTATTTAAGTGGTTACACAGCTGATGACCACGGTATTCAGGAGAGTTCTGGGGTGCTGCTTATCCCGAAGAAAGGAAAGCCTTGGTTATTGACAGATTTCCGTTTTTCCCTCCAGGCTGAGGAAGAAGCTCAGGGCTTTACAGTAGAGGTCTATCGCAAGGGCCTGCGTGATCTCCTCAAGAAGCTACTCCCTGCTTTGCATGTCCAACGCTTAGGGTTTGAGAGCCATTATTTTCTCCATTCATCAGCTCAAAAGTTGGAGGAGATGACAAAAAAAATTAAGGTGGAGTTGATACCTCTCCAGGATCTGGTTGAGCCCATGCGGGTCATCAAGACAGAAGAGGAGATTCAGCTGATCAAAAAATCTGTTCTGCTGAATGAAAAGGTATTTCAGACGGTTCATAAAAGCATAGAGCCGGGCATGACAGAAATAGAGATAGCCCTTGCCCTGGAACAGACCATGCGGAAAATGGGGGCCGAGGGGCCAAGCTTTGAAACCATTGTCGCCTTTGGTCAGAATGCGGCAAAACCCCATGCCGTACCCTGTAATAGAATTTTAAAGGACGGAGAGCTTGTGCTCATTGATATGGGCCTGCTCCTCCAAGGCTATTGTTCTGATATGACGCGTACCTTTGTGGTGGGTAAACCGAAGAAAAAATTTCTGCAACGTCTCCGGGTGGTACGTAAGGCCCAACTTGCCGGAATAAAGGCAATCCGGGCAGGAGCAGTCTGTCGGGAGGTGGATAAGGCGGCCCGCAAAGTCATTGCTGACGCGGGCTATGGTGATTTCTTCGGCCATAGCCTGGGACACGGGGTCGGGCTGGCTGTCCATGAGGACCCTAGCTTAGGACCAAGGAACAGAACAAAGCTTCGAGCCGGGATGATTGTGACCATTGAGCCAGGGATCTATCTGCCGGACTGGGGTGGAATCCGTTTAGAAAATATGGCCGTTGTTCGCGAGGAAGGTTGTGACGTGCTGAATGAAGATACAACCGGGCTTGATCTCTAG
- a CDS encoding DUF2892 domain-containing protein codes for MIVTDWIHSIAGTFIIIGLALGFDCGGNPLFLHQYWLFLPLFVGLNLFQFGFTKFCPLGIILKALGVPETRKDGKRCCGK; via the coding sequence ATGATAGTTACTGATTGGATTCACAGTATTGCAGGCACTTTTATTATTATCGGGCTGGCCCTGGGTTTTGATTGTGGCGGCAACCCACTCTTTTTACACCAATACTGGCTCTTTCTGCCCCTCTTTGTTGGCTTGAACCTCTTTCAGTTCGGCTTCACAAAGTTCTGCCCGCTTGGGATCATCTTGAAGGCGCTGGGGGTGCCAGAAACCAGAAAAGACGGGAAGAGGTGCTGCGGGAAGTAA
- a CDS encoding outer membrane lipoprotein-sorting protein — MKKTIIAACSLFALLVTTPVMAEDVNVEEVVSKANLAAYYAGDDGKAEVNMTITDSQGRERTREFIILRKDKEDGGQQFFYVYFKKPSDVSKMVFMVHKHVDKDDDRWMYLPALDLVKRIAASDKRTSFVGSNFMYEDVSGRNLAEDKHELVESNDTHYVIKNTPVKPDEVEFSSYTVQIDKKTFLPVKAVYLDKNGKEYRIVEATKVEEVDGIPTVTESKVTDLAAGSNTVSKFSNIKYNIGLKEDIFTERYLRRPPREARR; from the coding sequence ATGAAAAAAACAATAATCGCTGCATGCAGCCTGTTTGCCCTGCTGGTCACCACGCCGGTTATGGCAGAAGACGTCAACGTGGAAGAAGTTGTGAGCAAGGCCAATCTGGCCGCCTATTACGCTGGTGATGACGGCAAGGCTGAGGTCAACATGACCATCACCGACAGCCAGGGCCGCGAGCGCACCCGCGAGTTCATCATCCTGCGAAAAGATAAGGAAGATGGCGGGCAGCAGTTCTTTTACGTCTATTTCAAGAAACCCAGCGACGTGAGCAAGATGGTCTTCATGGTCCATAAGCATGTGGACAAGGATGATGACCGCTGGATGTACCTGCCAGCCCTGGATCTGGTCAAGCGGATTGCCGCCTCGGACAAGCGGACCTCTTTTGTCGGCAGTAACTTTATGTATGAGGACGTCTCCGGTCGTAACCTAGCAGAGGACAAGCATGAACTGGTGGAGAGCAATGACACCCATTACGTGATCAAGAATACCCCGGTCAAGCCGGATGAAGTGGAGTTTTCTTCCTACACCGTGCAGATCGACAAAAAGACCTTTTTGCCGGTCAAGGCCGTATATCTGGATAAGAACGGCAAGGAATACCGCATCGTCGAGGCTACCAAAGTGGAAGAGGTTGACGGTATCCCCACAGTGACTGAATCTAAGGTGACTGATCTGGCTGCTGGCAGCAACACTGTCTCTAAATTCAGCAATATTAAATATAACATCGGCCTGAAGGAAGACATTTTCACCGAGCGCTACCTGCGCCGTCCGCCTCGCGAGGCCCGTCGATAG
- a CDS encoding ISL3 family transposase — protein MKLLSLAYIKDAARSVKRVCEEMFTEATDSVLTELLGVAALKVNMYCLRLEGVEDVLHLRCSHRDDIAICFRCGTPSEAIHEEKERCVRHLDIWGKRTFLHFFSRRFMCEQCQKPFTESLPFIEKFRRHTKEFERHIYERCKAGCRKKVAIKEKLSQATVKEILNRFARRIPERNSGLFTRVLGIDEISLKKRHRQFVLVISDISSRSILAVLPDRRKDTLEKWLNELTEEQRRAIKFVSIDMWAPYAQAIRTKLPKSRLTVDRFHVMKQLNERLGQMRRKIQRALPDEKKDILKGIRWILVRNREELSTEEESRLTEVLALHPELRELYLIKEEFRCIFERVRSRDKASKFLRAWIWKARVTGNVFLLKFVGTLENWWNEVLNYFVERVTNGFVEGLNNSIRNIIRTAFGYRNFENFRLRVFAEHGVPH, from the coding sequence GTGAAATTGCTTTCTCTTGCTTATATTAAGGATGCGGCCCGGTCTGTAAAACGAGTTTGCGAAGAAATGTTTACCGAGGCAACAGACTCTGTTTTGACAGAACTTCTCGGAGTTGCTGCTTTGAAGGTTAATATGTACTGTTTGCGATTGGAAGGTGTGGAAGATGTGCTTCATCTACGATGCTCTCATCGTGATGATATAGCCATCTGCTTCCGTTGCGGTACTCCTTCCGAAGCAATACATGAAGAAAAGGAGCGTTGCGTCCGACATCTTGATATCTGGGGAAAGAGGACTTTTTTACATTTTTTCTCCCGTCGTTTCATGTGTGAACAGTGTCAAAAACCGTTCACGGAATCATTGCCTTTTATTGAAAAATTTAGAAGACATACTAAGGAATTTGAACGACATATTTATGAACGATGTAAGGCGGGCTGCCGAAAAAAAGTCGCCATAAAAGAGAAATTGAGCCAAGCGACTGTGAAAGAGATTCTCAACCGATTCGCCCGCCGCATACCGGAACGCAATAGCGGCCTATTCACACGGGTACTCGGGATTGATGAAATTTCTCTGAAGAAACGGCATAGGCAATTTGTTCTTGTCATTTCAGATATAAGCAGCAGGAGTATTCTCGCAGTCCTACCGGATCGCCGTAAAGATACTCTCGAAAAATGGCTCAATGAATTAACGGAGGAACAACGCCGGGCGATTAAATTTGTATCTATTGATATGTGGGCACCTTATGCTCAGGCAATTCGCACGAAACTCCCAAAATCTCGGCTTACAGTTGATAGATTTCATGTGATGAAACAGCTGAATGAGCGTTTGGGACAGATGCGTCGTAAAATTCAGCGTGCTCTTCCTGATGAGAAAAAGGACATATTAAAGGGAATACGTTGGATTCTTGTGAGAAACAGGGAAGAACTTTCCACCGAAGAAGAGTCGCGTTTGACCGAGGTGCTTGCCCTCCATCCTGAACTAAGAGAACTCTACCTTATCAAAGAAGAATTTAGGTGTATTTTTGAGCGCGTAAGAAGTCGGGATAAAGCATCGAAGTTCCTAAGAGCCTGGATATGGAAAGCTCGGGTGACAGGAAATGTGTTTCTTTTGAAGTTTGTTGGTACGCTGGAAAATTGGTGGAATGAAGTTTTGAACTATTTTGTCGAGCGGGTTACAAACGGCTTTGTTGAAGGACTCAATAACAGCATAAGAAACATTATTCGTACAGCGTTTGGCTACAGAAATTTTGAAAATTTTAGGCTCCGGGTATTTGCGGAACATGGGGTTCCCCACTAA
- a CDS encoding 4Fe-4S binding protein: protein MTAKTRVFFLLSLLLITVIGTSHISTKIWGGKPEKLPNDIELVLSPEMSLKEFGQKNDLPNPVLKKVFQLQKKQDLQKKLSETGIALADIERKIKKAAALEEEHQSKNWIKIPVKFGLWFIFLGLCFYLIRKGKITVRTRKILYLTAVVIFGVILGADPGAMGTVKDAIALYGAKGVIFPPRLIAMTVFLLLVLLANKFICGWGCQLGTLQDLIFRLNREKKERKSIFPQFRLPFVLTNAVRIVFFIAFTLIAFTWATDIIDPIDPFKIFKPAMIKPLGWGFILGILILSLFVYRPWCQLFCPFGLVGWLVEKVSIFKVKVNYDTCIGCEACTKACPSTAMEAILKQEKTIPDCFSCASCIDVCPTGSVRFQAGKRKKPPEEKFTGKKVSRS from the coding sequence ATGACTGCAAAAACACGGGTGTTCTTTCTATTGAGCCTCCTGCTGATCACTGTTATCGGCACCTCTCATATATCGACCAAAATTTGGGGTGGAAAGCCGGAAAAACTCCCCAATGATATTGAGTTGGTTCTCAGTCCTGAGATGTCGCTCAAGGAGTTTGGTCAGAAAAATGATCTACCGAATCCGGTTTTAAAAAAAGTTTTCCAGCTTCAAAAGAAGCAGGATTTGCAAAAAAAGCTTTCTGAAACCGGAATCGCACTTGCCGACATTGAACGAAAAATAAAAAAAGCTGCTGCTCTGGAAGAAGAACATCAGTCCAAGAACTGGATCAAAATTCCGGTGAAATTTGGGCTCTGGTTTATCTTCCTTGGGCTTTGTTTTTACCTGATCCGTAAAGGCAAAATAACTGTCCGGACACGGAAAATTCTTTACCTAACAGCCGTTGTCATCTTCGGTGTCATTCTGGGCGCTGACCCCGGCGCAATGGGCACGGTCAAGGACGCCATAGCTCTCTATGGCGCCAAAGGAGTGATTTTTCCGCCGAGGCTGATCGCCATGACGGTCTTCCTTCTCCTGGTTCTCCTGGCCAATAAGTTTATCTGTGGCTGGGGCTGCCAGCTCGGCACCCTGCAGGATCTTATCTTCCGGCTGAATCGCGAGAAAAAGGAGAGAAAGAGCATCTTCCCACAGTTCAGATTGCCCTTTGTGTTGACGAACGCTGTGCGCATCGTCTTTTTTATCGCCTTTACCCTGATTGCTTTTACCTGGGCCACGGATATCATAGACCCTATCGATCCGTTTAAAATCTTCAAGCCCGCAATGATCAAACCCTTGGGCTGGGGTTTTATTCTCGGCATCCTCATCCTGAGCCTTTTTGTCTACCGGCCCTGGTGTCAGCTCTTCTGCCCATTCGGTCTGGTGGGCTGGCTTGTGGAGAAGGTTTCCATCTTCAAGGTGAAGGTCAACTATGATACCTGCATCGGCTGCGAAGCCTGTACCAAGGCCTGCCCCTCTACCGCGATGGAGGCAATCTTAAAACAGGAAAAAACGATTCCTGATTGTTTTTCCTGCGCTTCGTGCATAGATGTATGTCCGACAGGGTCTGTACGATTCCAGGCTGGGAAGCGGAAAAAGCCGCCTGAAGAAAAGTTTACAGGTAAAAAAGTAAGCAGGAGCTGA
- a CDS encoding CoA-binding protein, translating into MTEVVAVIGATDKPDRYANKAMHALRKHGHKVVLVNPFRQEVEGQECLDSVADHDGSIDTVTLYVNPKRFEDHLDAVIKVKPKRVIMNPGTEDDGHQRILEEAGIEVVRACTLVLLSTNQFEPEQREKR; encoded by the coding sequence ATGACAGAGGTTGTCGCTGTAATCGGAGCAACAGATAAACCGGATCGATACGCCAATAAGGCAATGCATGCCTTACGAAAACATGGGCACAAAGTGGTCCTGGTGAATCCCTTTAGGCAAGAGGTTGAGGGGCAGGAATGCCTTGACTCCGTTGCCGACCACGATGGAAGCATTGACACGGTGACCCTCTATGTTAACCCAAAGCGGTTTGAGGATCATCTTGATGCTGTCATCAAAGTTAAGCCCAAGCGGGTGATCATGAATCCGGGCACAGAAGATGATGGGCATCAGCGAATCTTAGAAGAAGCCGGGATAGAGGTTGTTCGGGCCTGCACCTTGGTGTTGCTGTCCACGAATCAGTTTGAACCGGAACAGAGAGAAAAAAGATAA
- a CDS encoding type II toxin-antitoxin system RelE/ParE family toxin produces the protein MRVTILDAAEKDLESGYRFYEKQSQGLGIYFLDSLYSDIDSLAYFGGVHQKVYGYHRLFSKRFPFAEYYRLTDDEVLVTAVLDYRRNPCWIRKQRTNS, from the coding sequence ATGAGAGTAACTATTCTTGATGCTGCTGAAAAAGACCTTGAATCGGGGTATCGTTTTTATGAAAAGCAATCCCAAGGTCTCGGGATATATTTCCTTGATTCACTGTATTCCGATATAGACTCACTGGCCTATTTCGGTGGTGTTCACCAGAAAGTTTACGGCTATCATCGGCTTTTCTCTAAACGATTCCCCTTTGCTGAATATTATCGTCTCACTGACGATGAGGTACTGGTAACAGCAGTGCTTGACTACCGAAGGAATCCATGCTGGATAAGAAAGCAACGTACGAACAGCTAA
- a CDS encoding addiction module protein translates to MINESDVKRMPLNQKLRIMEMIWDDLSSNEDSIDSPSWHKDTLQEREKGLETGDMTASSWEEAKERIKRNVT, encoded by the coding sequence ATGATTAACGAATCCGACGTAAAAAGAATGCCGCTTAACCAGAAGCTCAGGATTATGGAAATGATCTGGGATGACCTGAGTAGCAACGAAGACTCTATCGACTCACCCTCCTGGCACAAGGATACCCTGCAAGAAAGGGAAAAAGGACTGGAGACCGGTGACATGACTGCTTCCTCCTGGGAAGAAGCCAAAGAGAGAATCAAAAGGAATGTTACATGA
- a CDS encoding DUF3368 domain-containing protein, protein MIGGSVVSNTGPLVALAVIDQLDLLKQLFDTVLVPEAVHFELLEGGIAQTGVAAYKQAQWITVKELTTPREPLLDSVLDIGEASVIQLARENNINRVLIDERKGRKIAREIYKLQVIGSARILIEAKRYGHLDNVKNSLTTMQKHGYWLHENIVAAILKEAGE, encoded by the coding sequence ATGATCGGCGGTTCTGTGGTATCAAATACCGGCCCTCTTGTTGCACTAGCTGTTATTGATCAGCTTGATCTGCTGAAGCAACTTTTCGATACGGTACTTGTTCCCGAAGCTGTTCATTTTGAACTGCTGGAGGGCGGAATCGCTCAGACTGGTGTTGCTGCCTATAAGCAGGCGCAATGGATTACAGTCAAAGAACTGACCACTCCTCGTGAACCGTTACTTGACTCCGTTTTGGATATCGGCGAGGCCTCAGTCATACAGCTTGCACGAGAAAACAATATTAACCGTGTACTGATTGACGAAAGAAAAGGTAGAAAAATTGCCAGAGAAATTTATAAACTTCAGGTCATCGGTTCAGCAAGAATTTTAATCGAAGCTAAACGGTATGGACACCTTGATAACGTAAAGAATTCTCTTACGACGATGCAAAAACACGGTTATTGGCTGCATGAAAATATAGTTGCTGCAATTTTAAAAGAGGCCGGGGAATAG
- a CDS encoding UPF0175 family protein → MEKMRTFSVDYPGTIPAVINVSPEAFEEEAKMAMAIKLFELGRLTTGQAAALAGIPRVAFLLQCHRFGAASAEWSDEELEYEFRGKL, encoded by the coding sequence ATGGAAAAGATGCGTACTTTTTCCGTCGATTATCCGGGAACCATCCCGGCAGTTATCAATGTTTCACCGGAAGCCTTTGAAGAAGAGGCAAAAATGGCAATGGCGATTAAGCTATTCGAGCTTGGCAGGTTAACCACCGGGCAGGCAGCGGCCTTAGCCGGGATACCGCGTGTGGCATTTCTGCTGCAATGTCATCGCTTCGGAGCTGCTTCCGCAGAATGGAGCGATGAGGAATTGGAATATGAATTCAGAGGAAAGCTATGA